A genomic segment from Nicotiana tabacum cultivar K326 chromosome 7, ASM71507v2, whole genome shotgun sequence encodes:
- the LOC107821924 gene encoding WAT1-related protein At1g09380: MKMGNDLLAFVVMVIVQLAFAGMIIITKLVMNGGMNPFVQSAYRPIFATISIAPFAFFLERKSRPKLTRSILFQIFLCSIFGITVNQYVYFIGLKNSTPTVVSAIDNLIPAFTFLIAVPMGAEKLGLRNIAGQAKLLGTIICVGGAMLLSLYHGKVVIGQLGFHWKYAESTGKDVNSSGHGNFFSGPFLVIMSSLTYAIWLIIQGKVNEKYAAPYTCITLMCLMASVESVIIGFCVVPKLSEWALNPIRAISVVYNGVVCTSFAYFLSSWCIERKGPLYVSMFNPLLLVISAFLSWTLLREKLYLGVVVGSIIIVLGLYGFLWGQKMETRTDDDIEVMVNKEKNHSTKFDLELQLPQNPSFNGHPSAAKTEL; encoded by the exons ATGAAAATGGGGAATGATTTGTTGGCATTTGTAGTAATGGTGATTGTGCAATTAGCGTTTGCTGGAATGATTATAATAACAAAGCTAGTTATGAACGGTGGAATGAATCCTTTCGTTCAGTCAGCATATAGGCCTATTTTTGCCACCATCTCCATTGCTCCCTTTGCTTTCTTCTTGGAGAG GAAATCAAGACCCAAATTGACTCGCTCTATTCTTTTCCAGATCTTTTTGTGTTCTATTTTCGG GATAACAGTGAACCAATATGTATATTTCATTGGACTAAAGAATTCTACTCCAACAGTTGTTTCCGCAATTGATAATCTAATCCCAGCTTTCACGTTTCTCATAGCCGTACCCATGGG GGCTGAAAAATTGGGGTTGAGAAATATAGCAGGACAAGCCAAGTTATTGGGGACGATAATATGTGTTGGAGGTGCCATGTTATTGTCATTATATCATGGAAAAGTGGTGATTGGTCAATTAGGGTTTCACTGGAAATATGCAGAAAGTACGGGCAAAGATGTTAATTCTTCTGGCCATGGCAACTTTTTTTCTGGACCTTTTCTAGTCATAATGAGCAGTCTCACTTATGCTATTTGGTTAATCATTCAG GGAAAGGTAAACGAGAAGTATGCAGCTCCATATACATGCATAACATTGATGTGCTTAATGGCAAGTGTGGAGAGCGTGATCATTGGCTTTTGCGTTGTCCCAAAACTTTCTGAATGGGCTTTAAACCCCATTAGAGCTATCTCAGTTGTTTATAAC GGAGTTGTGTGCACGTCATTTGCATATTTTCTGAGCTCGTGGTGCATTGAAAGAAAAGGTCCTTTATATGTCTCGATGTTCAACCCATTGCTGTTGGTTATTTCTGCATTTCTCAGTTGGACTTTGCTCCGTGAGAAATTGTACCTTGGAGT AGTTGTAGGGTCTATCATAATTGTGCTTGGGCTTTACGGCTTTCTCTGGGGCCAAAAAATGGAGACACGTACAGACGACGATATTGAGGTGATggtaaataaagagaagaatcaCTCCACTAAATTTGATTTGGAATTGCAATTACCTCAAAATCCCAGCTTCAACGGTCATCCTTCAGCTGCCAAAACTGAACTATGA